Proteins encoded together in one Hevea brasiliensis isolate MT/VB/25A 57/8 chromosome 16, ASM3005281v1, whole genome shotgun sequence window:
- the LOC110654259 gene encoding uncharacterized protein LOC110654259 isoform X1, giving the protein MKRSVSEKLMLHRQKKKGDDRKNRFLITINVLGSAGPIRFVVNEDDPVAGVIDTALKTYSREGRLPALGSDVNNFLLYCANAGSDGSNSNSLIKSSLVQGSCFLWQMNGIMPMNPWEPIGSGGGRSFVLCKKQGQPQMTEGRSEMIAHKASGWKAWLNKSFSFKVLSH; this is encoded by the exons atgaagagaagtGTAAGTGAGAAATTGATGTTGCACAGGCAAAAAAAGAAGGGTGATGACAGGAAGAACAGGTTCTTGATAACTATCAATGTTCTTGGAAGTGCAGGGCCTATAAGGTTTGTTGTTAATGAAGATGATCCTGTTGCTGGGGTCATTGACACTGCTTTGAAGACTTATTCTCGAGAAGGTCGCCTTCCTGCTCTTGGCTCTGATGTCAACAACTTCCTTCTCTACTGTGCAAATGCTGGTTCTGACG gctccaATTCAAACTCATTGATTAAAAGCTCATTAGTCCAAGGTTCTTGCTTTCTGTGGCAAATGAATGGCATAATGC CTATGAATCCATGGGAGCCGATAGGATCAGGAGGGGGAAGAAGCTTTGTGCTGTGCAAGAAGCAAGGGCAGCCACAGATGACAGAAGGGAGGTCAGAGATGATAGCCCACAAGGCATCTGGTTGGAAGGCCTGGCTCAACAAGTCCTTTAGTTTCAAGGTATTGTCTCATTGA
- the LOC110654259 gene encoding uncharacterized protein LOC110654259 isoform X2: MKRSVSEKLMLHRQKKKGDDRKNRFLITINVLGSAGPIRFVVNEDDPVAGVIDTALKTYSREGRLPALGSDVNNFLLYCANAGSDAMNPWEPIGSGGGRSFVLCKKQGQPQMTEGRSEMIAHKASGWKAWLNKSFSFKVLSH, translated from the exons atgaagagaagtGTAAGTGAGAAATTGATGTTGCACAGGCAAAAAAAGAAGGGTGATGACAGGAAGAACAGGTTCTTGATAACTATCAATGTTCTTGGAAGTGCAGGGCCTATAAGGTTTGTTGTTAATGAAGATGATCCTGTTGCTGGGGTCATTGACACTGCTTTGAAGACTTATTCTCGAGAAGGTCGCCTTCCTGCTCTTGGCTCTGATGTCAACAACTTCCTTCTCTACTGTGCAAATGCTGGTTCTGACG CTATGAATCCATGGGAGCCGATAGGATCAGGAGGGGGAAGAAGCTTTGTGCTGTGCAAGAAGCAAGGGCAGCCACAGATGACAGAAGGGAGGTCAGAGATGATAGCCCACAAGGCATCTGGTTGGAAGGCCTGGCTCAACAAGTCCTTTAGTTTCAAGGTATTGTCTCATTGA